One region of Bosea sp. 29B genomic DNA includes:
- a CDS encoding VOC family protein: MTIALTRRTLLQLAGATSLAMAAAAAAQAEGPAPAGAGSATGLAGSAPIRCGAIGLRVRDLDRMSRYYQSVLGLGVISASADGVVLGTGNVPLVWMEPRPQAQYEPRHAAGLFHTAFLMPSRHDLARWLVHVAHNQTPLTGFADHSVSEAVYLDDPEGNGIEVYADRDPHLWRWEGERVVMGTHRLDVDGILGLTDTSRSDYRDAPAGLRIGHMHLRVGDIAQSEAFYRDAIGLDSTSRRDTASFLSSGRYHHHVALNTWNSAGAGSRDRAQTGLDWFSLEVADPALLATQRERMAKAGYAPTTVARGFESTDPWGTRLRLVGVA, translated from the coding sequence ATGACGATCGCATTGACGAGGCGGACCCTGCTTCAGCTCGCCGGCGCCACCTCGCTCGCCATGGCCGCCGCCGCGGCTGCGCAGGCGGAGGGGCCGGCGCCAGCCGGGGCAGGCTCGGCAACGGGCCTTGCCGGCAGCGCACCGATCCGCTGCGGCGCGATCGGCCTGCGCGTCCGCGATCTCGACCGGATGAGCCGCTACTACCAGTCCGTGCTCGGCCTCGGCGTGATCTCGGCCAGTGCCGATGGCGTCGTGCTCGGCACCGGCAACGTGCCGCTGGTCTGGATGGAGCCGCGACCGCAGGCGCAGTACGAGCCGCGCCATGCCGCCGGCCTGTTCCACACCGCTTTCCTGATGCCGTCCCGGCATGATCTCGCCCGCTGGCTCGTCCATGTCGCGCACAACCAGACGCCGCTCACCGGCTTCGCCGACCACAGCGTCAGCGAAGCGGTCTATCTCGACGATCCCGAAGGCAACGGCATCGAGGTCTACGCCGACCGCGACCCGCACCTCTGGCGCTGGGAGGGCGAGCGCGTCGTGATGGGCACGCACCGGCTCGACGTCGACGGAATCCTTGGTCTCACCGACACCAGCCGCAGCGACTACCGCGACGCCCCCGCCGGGCTGCGCATCGGCCACATGCATCTGCGTGTCGGCGACATCGCTCAGTCGGAGGCCTTTTATCGCGACGCGATCGGCCTCGATTCGACCTCGCGCCGCGACACGGCGAGCTTCCTCTCATCCGGGCGCTATCACCACCATGTCGCGCTCAACACCTGGAACAGCGCCGGCGCCGGGTCGCGCGACCGGGCCCAGACCGGCCTCGACTGGTTCTCGCTGGAAGTCGCCGATCCCGCTCTGCTGGCGACGCAGCGCGAGCGGATGGCCAAGGCGGGTTACGCGCCGACGACTGTGGCACGCGGTTTCGAGAGCACCGACCCGTGGGGGACGCGGCTCAGGCTGGTGGGCGTAGCCTGA
- a CDS encoding altronate dehydratase family protein: MLDKAVPPRTLKLNAADNVAVAVDPIDIGVSAAGVTALKRIPRGHKIALTRIAKDEPIRKFGQIIGFATLDIPPGEWVHEHNTGFHAFERDYAYAAEAKTEFVLPVEQRATFEGFRRKAGNAGTRNYVGILTSVNCSASAARFMAEEVKRSGILADYPNVDGVIALTHGTGCGIDYNGESFEVLKRTTWGYACNPNMAAVLVVGLGCEGFQIKRMKEAYGVEESDVFRTLTIQETGGTRKAVAAGIEALKVMLPIANQAKRETVPASELMLALQCGGSDGYSGITANPALGKAVDLLVEHGGTAILSETPEIYGAEHLLTRRAATREVGEKLVGIIKWWEDYTERARMSMNNNPSPGNKAGGLTTILEKSLGAAAKGGTKTLAAVYHYAEPVRSKGFVYMDTPGYDPVSATGQVAGGANILAFTTGRGSAYGCKPTPSVKLATNTPMYLKQTDDMDLNCGDVLDGVTLEEKGKEIFDYLLKIASGEKSKSEEMGYGDAEFVPWQIGATM; the protein is encoded by the coding sequence ATGCTCGACAAAGCCGTTCCGCCGCGCACGCTGAAGCTCAATGCCGCCGACAACGTCGCGGTCGCCGTCGATCCGATCGATATCGGTGTCAGCGCAGCCGGGGTCACCGCGCTGAAGCGTATCCCGCGCGGCCACAAGATCGCGCTGACCCGGATCGCCAAGGACGAGCCGATCCGCAAGTTCGGGCAGATCATCGGCTTCGCCACGCTCGACATCCCGCCCGGCGAATGGGTGCATGAGCACAATACCGGCTTCCACGCCTTCGAGCGCGACTATGCCTATGCCGCCGAGGCGAAGACGGAGTTTGTGCTGCCGGTCGAGCAGCGGGCGACCTTCGAGGGCTTTCGCCGCAAGGCCGGCAATGCCGGCACGCGCAACTATGTCGGCATCCTGACCTCGGTGAACTGCTCGGCCTCGGCCGCGCGCTTCATGGCCGAGGAGGTCAAGCGCTCGGGCATCCTCGCCGATTATCCCAATGTCGACGGCGTCATCGCGCTGACGCACGGTACCGGCTGCGGCATCGACTACAATGGCGAGAGCTTCGAGGTGCTGAAGCGCACCACCTGGGGCTATGCCTGCAACCCGAACATGGCGGCGGTGCTGGTCGTCGGCCTCGGCTGCGAGGGCTTCCAGATCAAGCGGATGAAGGAAGCCTATGGCGTCGAGGAGAGCGACGTCTTCCGGACGCTGACCATCCAGGAAACCGGCGGGACCCGGAAGGCCGTCGCGGCCGGGATCGAGGCGCTGAAGGTGATGCTGCCGATCGCCAACCAGGCCAAGCGCGAGACCGTGCCGGCGTCCGAACTGATGCTCGCTTTGCAGTGCGGCGGCTCGGACGGCTATTCCGGCATCACCGCCAATCCGGCGCTCGGCAAGGCGGTCGACCTCCTGGTCGAGCATGGCGGTACCGCGATTCTCTCCGAGACGCCGGAAATCTACGGTGCCGAGCACCTGCTCACCCGCCGCGCCGCCACCCGCGAGGTCGGCGAGAAGCTCGTCGGCATCATCAAGTGGTGGGAGGACTACACCGAGCGCGCCCGGATGAGCATGAACAACAACCCCTCGCCGGGCAACAAGGCGGGTGGTTTGACCACTATCCTGGAAAAGTCGCTCGGCGCCGCCGCCAAGGGCGGCACCAAGACGCTGGCCGCGGTCTACCACTATGCCGAGCCGGTGCGGAGCAAGGGCTTCGTCTACATGGACACGCCCGGCTACGATCCTGTTTCGGCGACGGGGCAGGTCGCCGGCGGCGCCAACATCCTCGCCTTCACCACCGGCCGCGGCTCGGCCTATGGCTGCAAGCCGACGCCCTCGGTCAAGCTCGCAACCAACACGCCGATGTATCTGAAGCAGACCGACGACATGGACCTCAATTGCGGCGATGTCCTCGACGGCGTGACGCTGGAGGAGAAGGGCAAGGAGATCTTCGATTACCTGCTGAAGATCGCCTCGGGCGAGAAGTCGAAGTCCGAAGAGATGGGCTATGGCGATGCCGAGTTCGTGCCCTGGCAGATCGGCGCGACGATGTGA
- a CDS encoding cytochrome c peroxidase, which yields MAIVTPIDTKRSPSLPKAFLAGMLAAALALTGGSQAQEQAPGAGEAALAALKALYRRPDGVPFPEANPPTPAKLALGKRLFADPALSVNGTVACTSCHDPALGFTDGVQIGRGVAKKPLVRHTPHLWNLAWGAAFFWDGRARTLEEQVRGPIEDPLEMGESLPRLAGKLGRDRSYRKAFAEAFPEHPQVGPDQIAAALATHVRSLVSPKTRFDAWAEGNEAALTAEEKAGFALFNGKAGCSNCHSGWAFTDRAFHDIGLPGNDLGRGKLIGLPAADHAFQTPSLRELAWTAPYMHDGSLATLDAVLDHYDHGVIQRPSLSPDLKRVTLTEPERTALLAFLATLSSENPPVPAPLVAAGPAAPPAAREGTVISQKDKLFQPSAVRVHAGQSLTIVNDDVRTHNVRLDTGPQKFNSGAQEPGQSVTLPFARPGRYELYCGIHPAMRLDVSVER from the coding sequence TTGGCCATCGTCACCCCGATCGATACGAAGCGGTCGCCGTCGCTGCCCAAGGCGTTCCTCGCCGGCATGCTGGCGGCGGCGCTCGCGCTGACCGGTGGCTCGCAGGCGCAGGAACAGGCGCCGGGGGCAGGCGAGGCGGCCCTAGCAGCCTTGAAGGCGCTCTATCGTCGCCCGGATGGCGTGCCGTTTCCCGAGGCCAATCCGCCGACGCCGGCCAAGCTCGCGCTCGGCAAACGGCTTTTCGCCGATCCCGCCCTGTCGGTGAATGGCACGGTCGCCTGCACGAGCTGCCATGATCCGGCCCTTGGTTTCACGGATGGCGTGCAGATCGGCCGCGGCGTCGCGAAGAAGCCGCTCGTCCGGCACACGCCGCATCTGTGGAACCTCGCCTGGGGTGCCGCCTTTTTCTGGGATGGACGGGCGCGCACGCTCGAAGAGCAGGTGCGCGGGCCGATCGAAGACCCGCTCGAAATGGGCGAGAGCCTGCCCCGCCTCGCCGGCAAGCTCGGGCGTGACCGCTCCTATCGCAAGGCCTTCGCCGAGGCGTTTCCCGAGCATCCACAGGTCGGCCCGGACCAGATTGCCGCCGCGCTCGCGACCCATGTCCGCAGCCTGGTCTCGCCGAAGACGCGCTTCGATGCCTGGGCGGAGGGCAATGAGGCGGCGCTGACTGCCGAGGAGAAGGCCGGTTTCGCGCTCTTCAACGGCAAGGCCGGCTGCAGCAACTGCCATTCCGGCTGGGCCTTCACCGACCGGGCCTTCCACGATATCGGCCTCCCCGGCAATGACCTGGGCCGCGGCAAGCTCATCGGCCTTCCGGCGGCTGACCATGCCTTCCAGACACCGTCGCTACGGGAGCTCGCCTGGACCGCGCCCTATATGCATGACGGCTCGCTGGCGACGCTAGACGCGGTGCTCGACCACTACGACCATGGCGTCATCCAGCGCCCGAGCCTGTCGCCCGACCTCAAGCGGGTGACACTGACGGAGCCGGAGCGGACAGCGCTGCTCGCCTTTCTCGCGACCTTATCGAGCGAGAACCCGCCGGTGCCGGCGCCCTTGGTCGCGGCGGGACCTGCCGCTCCGCCGGCCGCGCGCGAAGGCACGGTGATCTCGCAGAAGGACAAGCTGTTCCAGCCCTCGGCCGTTCGCGTGCATGCCGGGCAGAGCCTGACGATCGTCAACGACGATGTCCGCACCCATAATGTCCGCCTCGACACCGGGCCGCAGAAATTCAATTCCGGCGCGCAGGAGCCGGGCCAGTCTGTGACGCTGCCCTTCGCGCGGCCGGGGCGCTACGAGCTCTATTGCGGCATCCATCCGGCGATGCGGCTGGACGTTTCGGTCGAGCGCTAG
- a CDS encoding Fe2+-dependent dioxygenase, which yields MILPIGNVLTPAEVDEARAELAAIRFEDGSGTAGWNAKLVKNNRQAVLGARSEALRQKLAERILANEVFAAAVRPKALTPLLFSRYEPGHAYGSHVDDALMGGLRTDISFTLFLAAPESYEGGELVIEGTSGDERIKLPAGSLIAYPSTSLHHVAPVTAGERLAAVGWARSFIRDGGQREILFDLDRTRRALFTREGKTAEFDLLSKSLANLIRMWAED from the coding sequence ATGATCCTGCCGATCGGCAATGTCCTCACCCCTGCCGAAGTCGACGAGGCCCGCGCCGAGCTCGCCGCGATCCGCTTCGAGGATGGAAGCGGCACCGCCGGCTGGAACGCGAAGCTGGTCAAGAACAACCGCCAGGCGGTGCTGGGCGCACGCAGCGAGGCGCTCAGGCAGAAGCTCGCCGAGCGCATCCTCGCCAATGAGGTCTTCGCCGCCGCCGTGCGGCCGAAGGCGCTGACGCCTTTGCTGTTCAGCCGCTACGAGCCCGGCCACGCCTATGGCAGCCATGTCGACGATGCGCTGATGGGCGGCCTACGCACCGATATCTCCTTCACCCTCTTCCTCGCCGCGCCCGAGAGCTATGAGGGCGGCGAACTGGTGATCGAAGGAACCTCCGGCGACGAGCGGATCAAGCTGCCGGCCGGCTCGCTGATCGCCTACCCCTCGACGAGCCTCCACCATGTCGCGCCGGTGACGGCGGGCGAGCGCCTCGCCGCAGTCGGCTGGGCTCGCAGCTTCATCCGCGATGGCGGCCAGCGCGAGATTCTGTTCGACCTCGACCGCACCCGGCGGGCCCTGTTCACGCGCGAAGGCAAGACCGCCGAGTTCGACCTCTTGTCAAAATCGCTCGCCAACCTGATCCGGATGTGGGCGGAAGACTGA
- a CDS encoding gluconokinase — MTSANGAGKSAVIVVMGVASSGKTSLGERLAERLGWPFRDADSFHPPENVAKMSASIPLTDEDRKPWLAAIAAWIDDLRTSGGNGIVTCSALKKAYRDVIVGHRPDVTLVYLKGSRELIGQRMAARQHHFMPPALLDSQFATLEEPGADEKPLVVQVEASREAIVEQVVRELRLG; from the coding sequence ATGACCTCTGCCAATGGCGCCGGGAAATCGGCGGTGATCGTCGTGATGGGTGTGGCGAGCTCGGGCAAGACCTCGCTCGGCGAGCGGCTGGCCGAGCGGCTCGGCTGGCCGTTCCGCGATGCCGACTCATTCCATCCGCCGGAGAATGTCGCGAAGATGTCGGCCAGCATTCCGCTGACCGACGAGGACCGCAAGCCTTGGCTGGCAGCGATCGCGGCCTGGATCGACGATCTGCGCACCAGCGGCGGCAACGGCATCGTCACCTGCTCGGCGCTGAAGAAGGCCTATCGCGATGTGATCGTGGGACATCGGCCGGACGTGACGCTGGTCTATCTCAAGGGCTCGCGCGAACTGATCGGCCAGCGCATGGCCGCCCGCCAGCACCATTTCATGCCGCCGGCCCTGCTCGACAGCCAGTTCGCGACTCTGGAGGAGCCGGGCGCCGACGAGAAGCCGCTCGTCGTCCAGGTCGAGGCGAGCAGGGAGGCGATCGTCGAGCAGGTGGTGCGGGAGCTGCGGCTGGGCTAG
- the gnd gene encoding phosphogluconate dehydrogenase (NAD(+)-dependent, decarboxylating) — MQLGVVGLGRMGANIVRRLHRAGHQCVVYDRDPKPGEALAKDGAVNVGDLKEMVAKLQAPRAIWIMLPAGEITETTLADLAAMMSPGDTLIDGGNAFWKDDVRRGRELEAKGLHYLDIGTSGGVHGLDRGYCLMIGGDKATFDRLEPIFQALAPGKGGIEPTRHREGRNPTAEQGYLHCGPAGAGHFVKMIHNGIEYGMMQAFAEGFDLLRNASAKDGLPEEYGFDFDVAEIAEVWRRGSVVTSWLLDLTAEALAADEELGAYSGHVSDSGEGRWTVQAAIETATPAEVLTSSLYTRFRSRKDHTFAEKILSAMRAGFGGHVEPKKQG; from the coding sequence ATGCAGCTTGGAGTGGTCGGCCTCGGCCGCATGGGAGCCAATATCGTCCGGCGGCTGCACCGCGCAGGGCACCAATGCGTGGTCTATGACCGCGATCCGAAGCCGGGCGAGGCGCTGGCGAAGGACGGCGCCGTCAATGTCGGCGATCTCAAGGAGATGGTGGCGAAGCTTCAGGCGCCGCGCGCGATCTGGATCATGCTGCCGGCCGGCGAGATCACCGAGACGACGCTCGCTGACCTCGCGGCGATGATGAGCCCCGGCGACACGCTGATCGATGGCGGCAACGCCTTCTGGAAGGACGATGTCCGGCGCGGGCGCGAGCTCGAAGCCAAGGGCCTGCACTATCTCGACATCGGCACGTCCGGCGGCGTGCACGGGCTCGATCGCGGCTATTGCCTGATGATCGGCGGCGACAAGGCGACCTTCGACCGGCTGGAGCCGATCTTCCAGGCGCTCGCGCCGGGCAAGGGCGGGATCGAGCCGACCAGGCATCGCGAGGGGCGCAATCCGACGGCCGAGCAGGGCTATCTGCATTGCGGCCCGGCGGGTGCCGGCCATTTCGTCAAGATGATCCATAACGGCATCGAGTACGGGATGATGCAGGCCTTCGCCGAGGGCTTCGACCTCCTGCGCAACGCCTCGGCCAAGGACGGCTTGCCGGAAGAATACGGCTTCGACTTCGACGTCGCGGAGATCGCCGAGGTCTGGCGGCGCGGCTCGGTCGTGACCTCCTGGCTGCTCGACCTGACCGCCGAGGCACTCGCGGCCGACGAGGAACTCGGCGCCTATTCCGGCCATGTCTCGGATTCGGGCGAGGGGCGCTGGACGGTGCAGGCGGCGATCGAGACCGCGACGCCGGCCGAAGTGCTGACCTCCTCGCTCTACACCCGCTTCCGCTCGCGCAAGGACCATACCTTCGCCGAGAAGATCCTCTCCGCCATGCGTGCCGGCTTCGGCGGCCATGTCGAGCCGAAGAAGCAGGGCTGA
- a CDS encoding monovalent cation:proton antiporter-2 (CPA2) family protein, producing the protein MAAEGFSQDLVQAVGLLGAGVIAVPIFRKLKLGSVLGYFAGGLVIGPSGIGLFSNPESVLHVAEFGVVMFLFIIGLEMQPSRLWNLRGEIFGLGVAQVGLCGALLTGVGVLAGLPPAAAFIAGMGFVLSSTAVVMQMLNERGEASTPQGQQAVSILLLEDLAIVPLLAVVAVLAPSKAADSGGIMPLLIGAGSLVGLVVAGKWLLNPMFRLLANAQAREVMTGAALLVVLGSALAMQLGGLSMAMGAFLAGVLLSESTFRHQLEADIEPFRGLLLGMFFLAVGMSLDLKLIGQEWRAVALGVAAFMLVKAAGIFIVAKLFRTRTRNAITRVALFSQGGEFAFVLYSAAAAAGIFDARINAIASAIVILSMALTPLVVLAIDRFMPPEQESLDGVEHAEGLKGRILVVGFGRFGQVASQALLARGCSISLIETDVEMIQAAATFGFKVYYGDGTRADILHASGAHQAEAILVCVEKRETANAIVRVAQAEFPHAKLFVRAFDRGHSMDLIRAGVDYQIRETFESAMVFGGEVLRALGVPEEEAAEIVEDVRRRDAERLDLQVASDIHAGQDLVHGNQPTPAPLTKPKATGTVMGDLPDAAGARP; encoded by the coding sequence ATGGCGGCGGAGGGTTTCTCTCAGGATCTGGTTCAGGCCGTCGGGCTTCTGGGCGCCGGCGTCATCGCGGTGCCGATCTTCCGGAAGCTCAAGCTCGGCTCTGTGCTCGGCTATTTCGCCGGTGGCCTCGTCATCGGCCCCTCCGGCATCGGCCTGTTCTCCAATCCCGAAAGCGTGCTCCACGTCGCCGAGTTCGGGGTCGTCATGTTCCTGTTCATCATCGGGCTGGAGATGCAGCCCTCGCGACTCTGGAACCTGCGCGGCGAGATCTTCGGCCTCGGCGTCGCCCAGGTCGGGCTCTGCGGCGCGCTGCTGACCGGGGTCGGCGTTCTCGCCGGCCTTCCGCCCGCAGCCGCCTTCATCGCCGGCATGGGCTTCGTTTTGTCCTCCACCGCGGTCGTGATGCAGATGCTGAACGAACGCGGCGAAGCCTCGACGCCGCAGGGCCAGCAGGCGGTCTCGATCCTCTTGCTCGAGGATCTCGCCATCGTCCCCTTGCTCGCCGTCGTCGCCGTTCTGGCCCCGTCCAAGGCGGCGGACAGCGGCGGGATCATGCCGCTGCTGATCGGCGCGGGCTCGCTCGTCGGCCTCGTCGTCGCCGGTAAATGGCTGCTCAACCCGATGTTCCGGTTGCTTGCCAACGCGCAGGCCCGCGAGGTGATGACCGGCGCGGCGCTGCTGGTCGTGCTCGGTTCGGCGCTGGCGATGCAGCTCGGTGGCCTGTCGATGGCGATGGGGGCCTTCCTCGCCGGCGTGCTCTTGTCGGAATCGACCTTCCGCCATCAGCTCGAAGCCGATATCGAGCCCTTCCGCGGCCTTCTCCTCGGCATGTTCTTCCTCGCCGTCGGCATGTCGCTCGACCTCAAGCTGATCGGCCAGGAATGGCGGGCAGTCGCGCTCGGCGTCGCCGCCTTCATGCTGGTCAAGGCGGCCGGCATCTTCATCGTCGCCAAGCTGTTTCGCACCCGCACGCGCAATGCGATCACCCGCGTCGCGCTGTTCTCGCAGGGCGGCGAGTTCGCCTTCGTGCTCTACAGCGCCGCCGCGGCCGCCGGCATTTTCGACGCGCGCATCAATGCCATCGCCAGCGCGATCGTGATCCTGTCGATGGCGCTGACGCCACTGGTCGTGCTCGCCATCGACCGCTTCATGCCGCCTGAGCAGGAATCGCTGGACGGCGTCGAACATGCCGAGGGCCTGAAGGGCCGCATCCTCGTCGTCGGCTTCGGCCGCTTCGGCCAGGTCGCGAGCCAGGCTTTGCTCGCCCGTGGCTGCAGCATCTCGCTGATCGAGACCGATGTGGAGATGATCCAGGCCGCCGCCACCTTCGGCTTCAAGGTCTATTACGGCGACGGCACCCGGGCCGACATCCTGCACGCCTCGGGCGCCCATCAGGCCGAGGCGATCCTGGTCTGCGTCGAGAAGCGCGAGACGGCCAATGCGATCGTGCGCGTCGCGCAGGCCGAATTCCCGCATGCCAAATTGTTCGTGCGCGCCTTCGACCGCGGCCATTCGATGGACCTGATCCGCGCCGGCGTCGACTACCAGATCCGTGAGACCTTCGAATCCGCCATGGTCTTCGGCGGCGAGGTCTTGCGCGCACTTGGCGTGCCGGAGGAGGAAGCTGCCGAGATCGTCGAGGATGTCCGCCGTCGCGATGCCGAGCGCCTCGATCTCCAAGTCGCGAGCGACATCCATGCCGGCCAGGACCTGGTCCATGGCAACCAGCCGACCCCGGCCCCGCTGACCAAGCCGAAGGCCACAGGTACAGTCATGGGCGACCTGCCAGACGCAGCCGGCGCCAGACCGTAA
- a CDS encoding 1-aminocyclopropane-1-carboxylate deaminase — translation MLAKFERYPLTFGPSPIEKLSRLSAHLGGGVALYAKREDCNSGLAFGGNKLRKLEYIIPDAIASGADTLVSIGGVQSNHTRMVAATAAKIGMKCRLVQESWVPHEDAVYDRVGNILLSRVMGAHVELVDEGFDIGIRASWEKALADVKAKGGKPYAIPAGASVHKFGGLGYVGFAEEVRAQEEELGFKFDYIVVCTVTGSTHAGMVVGFAKDGRQRKVIGIDASFTPAQTRAQVLDIAQKTSELVGGKQITADDIVLNEDYAYPVYGVPSKETIEAIRLSARLEGMMTDPVYEGKSMQGMIDLVKKGFFPAGSKVLYAHLGGVPAINGYSYTFRNG, via the coding sequence ATGCTCGCCAAGTTCGAACGCTACCCGCTGACCTTCGGGCCGTCGCCGATCGAGAAGCTCTCGCGCTTGTCCGCCCATCTCGGCGGTGGCGTCGCGCTCTATGCCAAGCGCGAGGACTGCAACTCCGGCCTCGCCTTCGGCGGCAACAAGCTGCGCAAGCTCGAATACATCATCCCGGATGCGATCGCGTCCGGCGCCGACACACTGGTCTCGATCGGCGGAGTCCAGTCGAACCACACCCGCATGGTCGCGGCGACCGCCGCCAAGATCGGCATGAAGTGCCGCCTCGTGCAGGAGAGCTGGGTGCCGCATGAGGACGCCGTCTATGACCGCGTCGGCAACATCCTGCTGTCACGGGTGATGGGCGCCCATGTCGAGCTGGTCGACGAGGGCTTCGACATCGGCATCCGCGCGAGCTGGGAAAAGGCTCTGGCGGATGTGAAGGCCAAGGGCGGCAAGCCCTATGCGATCCCGGCCGGCGCCTCCGTGCACAAGTTCGGCGGGCTCGGCTATGTCGGTTTCGCCGAGGAGGTGAGGGCGCAGGAGGAAGAGCTCGGCTTCAAGTTCGATTACATCGTCGTCTGCACCGTCACCGGCTCGACCCATGCCGGCATGGTCGTCGGCTTCGCCAAGGACGGCCGCCAGCGCAAGGTCATCGGCATCGACGCCTCGTTCACGCCGGCGCAGACCAGGGCGCAGGTGCTCGACATTGCCCAGAAGACCTCCGAGCTGGTCGGCGGCAAACAGATCACTGCGGACGATATCGTCCTCAACGAAGACTACGCCTATCCGGTCTATGGCGTGCCCTCGAAGGAGACGATCGAGGCGATCCGCCTGTCGGCCCGGCTCGAAGGGATGATGACCGACCCCGTCTATGAGGGGAAATCGATGCAGGGCATGATCGACCTGGTGAAGAAGGGCTTCTTCCCGGCCGGCTCGAAGGTGCTCTATGCCCATCTCGGCGGCGTGCCCGCGATCAACGGCTATAGCTACACCTTCCGCAATGGTTGA
- a CDS encoding Lrp/AsnC ligand binding domain-containing protein: MEAELDRTDLRILRLLQADGRMGNAEIAKRVNTSAATCHRRIQRLFAEGYVTGVRAQIDPHKVEKGTLAIVGVVLDRSTPESFGLFEEAVKQLPVVLDCHIVAGDFDYFLKIRVRDLADFNKLHAKTLLALPGVRQTRTFFVMKEVIDNAPLEF; this comes from the coding sequence ATGGAGGCAGAACTCGACCGGACCGACCTCAGAATCCTGCGTTTGCTGCAGGCCGATGGGCGCATGGGCAATGCCGAGATCGCCAAACGGGTGAACACCAGCGCCGCCACCTGCCATCGCCGCATCCAGCGCCTGTTCGCGGAAGGCTACGTCACCGGCGTGCGGGCGCAAATCGATCCGCACAAGGTCGAGAAGGGCACGCTCGCCATCGTCGGCGTGGTGCTCGACCGCTCGACGCCGGAAAGCTTCGGCCTGTTCGAAGAGGCGGTGAAGCAGCTCCCCGTCGTACTCGACTGCCACATCGTCGCCGGCGATTTCGACTATTTCCTCAAGATCCGCGTGCGCGATCTCGCCGACTTCAACAAGCTCCACGCCAAGACGCTGCTGGCGCTGCCCGGCGTGCGCCAGACCCGCACCTTCTTCGTGATGAAGGAGGTCATCGACAACGCGCCGCTGGAGTTTTGA
- a CDS encoding MerR family transcriptional regulator, which yields MKIGELARRSGLSAHTIRYYERIGLLPYADRDRSRQRDYDASILTWIDFLGRLKTTGMPIREMLRYAALRETGAGTEADRRSLLERHREQVRVRVAELEACLLVLDTKIAGYADIEKRIEDHDAHQRTRRHQPAGARPAGSR from the coding sequence ATGAAGATCGGTGAACTCGCCCGGCGATCGGGACTATCGGCCCATACGATCCGCTATTACGAGCGGATCGGGCTGCTGCCCTATGCCGACAGGGACCGGTCACGCCAGCGCGACTACGACGCCTCGATCCTGACCTGGATCGACTTCCTCGGCCGGCTCAAGACCACCGGCATGCCGATCCGCGAGATGCTGCGTTATGCGGCGTTGCGCGAAACGGGGGCCGGTACGGAAGCCGATCGTCGTAGTTTGCTGGAACGGCACCGCGAGCAGGTTCGCGTTCGCGTCGCCGAACTCGAAGCCTGCCTTCTCGTCCTCGACACCAAGATCGCCGGCTATGCCGACATCGAGAAGAGGATCGAAGACCATGACGCACATCAACGCACACGCCGACACCAGCCGGCTGGAGCGCGGCCGGCGGGCTCTCGCTGA
- a CDS encoding carboxymuconolactone decarboxylase family protein — MTHINAHADTSRLERGRRALAEIDGEAGHRVIAALADIAPDFANYVFEFSFGDIYSRPGLDLRSREIATIAALTAMGNAQPQLKVHIEAGLNVGLSRQEITEVMIQMAVYAGFPAALNGLFAAKEVFAARDLAA, encoded by the coding sequence ATGACGCACATCAACGCACACGCCGACACCAGCCGGCTGGAGCGCGGCCGGCGGGCTCTCGCTGAGATCGACGGCGAAGCCGGCCACAGGGTGATCGCGGCGCTCGCCGACATCGCCCCCGATTTCGCAAACTACGTATTCGAGTTCTCGTTCGGAGACATCTATTCGCGGCCGGGGCTCGACCTGCGCTCCCGCGAGATCGCGACGATCGCGGCGCTGACCGCGATGGGCAACGCCCAGCCGCAGCTCAAGGTGCATATCGAGGCCGGGCTGAACGTCGGCTTGTCGCGCCAGGAGATCACCGAGGTCATGATCCAGATGGCGGTCTATGCCGGCTTCCCGGCAGCGCTGAACGGGCTGTTCGCGGCGAAGGAGGTCTTCGCGGCGCGTGACCTCGCTGCTTGA